A genomic segment from Necator americanus strain Aroian chromosome III, whole genome shotgun sequence encodes:
- a CDS encoding hypothetical protein (NECATOR_CHRIII.G12643.T1), translated as MSNAVRASLRQAGLQDSVRVVDIPPVNLKQQLVRNRAYDRLCETPNCIVCPSGRQGDCVVYLITCQLCGAEYIGETGRSLCIRVKEHLDGLVKSRTSSPLGAHRRQCHDNTPFKIAVTILARESDVLARKTLEAFYITAKSPIMNRKEECIAVTNELAPYQDLCGF; from the coding sequence atgagcaatgcagtgcgagcaagcttacgacaggcgggtctgcaagactcagtcagagtagtggacataccacctgtaaacctgaagcaacagctagtccgcaatcgcgcatatgacagactttgtgagacaccgaattgcatcgtttgtccaAGCGGGAGGCAGGGTGACTGCGTGGTATAcctaatcacctgtcagttatgtggggctgagtacattggcgaaacaggaagatcactatgtatccgcgtcaaggagcacctagacgggctcgtaaaatcaagaacatcatcccctttaggtgctcatcgcagacagtgtcatgacaacacccctttcaagatagctgtcactatcttggcacgcgaatcagacgttctagcacgaaaaacattggaagcgttttatatcacggccaaaagtcctatcatgaatcgtaaagaagaatgcatcgctgtgaccaacgagctggcgccatatcaggacctttgcgggttttga